DNA sequence from the Malus sylvestris chromosome 10, drMalSylv7.2, whole genome shotgun sequence genome:
ttggtcattctagttgacttcggctgatatatttcttattatgtatgTTATTACCTAGAGAGTAGTAAATAAATGTAATTGAGACGAGTGAATGTATTTTACATTGAGTgacaaaatagtaatgttatatctttgagagtggttgcctacttatcgagacaacgatgatttatcagtattgcgggctgcagaccgtaatattaataactcattcgtggattcgttaagcaagcaacccggtagattattttatgttagtattgtacttatTTAGAATGCTTAATAATAATAGAATTTATATTGTATCAGTTAATTTTATTCCATTAGATTGGTTGTTTATAGTTGTGACTAGATGGAATGTTACGGGAAACCAGTtactttccatcgatctggatgaccagagattacttttgtaagtatgcaAAGTGGATTGAGTCAGGCCGTTATTTAtgctgtgagagcaaagagattgttttcgaaaggctgtcaaaaatacttagctcatgtggtgctaaataatgttgtttggagtagtgtgaataatgtcgaaagggttagacttttcttgatgtcttccctgaaagtatacctggattgtcttcaggcagagatatgaggttcactattgatttgttgccaggtataaatttatgttaaagattggttcatgatgagttaagggaattggaaattcagttgaaagaattggttgataaaagttttattcaacctagtacaacgCTTTGGGGGAACCCTAGTTCgttggtgaggaagaaaatgggcTTTAAGACTATCCCTTGATTATAGACAATggaatcgggtaacgattgggaaccgttatccatggtgatgtactgatgtttatttaaccagctcagaagtaattgcgaatattcaaagattgaattgagatctggttactaccaattgaatattataagtgacgttgatcataagatggttttctggacttgttatggtccttatgaagtttggtgatgctatgtggatactcatgctgttttatgagttgatggatgaagtattccaataatgccttgataaattgatatcattttcattgaagatattctggCATATTCTGAACCAGAGCAGAGCATGTAAATGTATTAAGTCGGTGAAGCAAAGATTGAGAGAACgttggttgtatgctaagtAGCAAATGCTAAAGTTAGATGAATCAGGTGGCATTCTGAGATTTGTTATATattcttaaggtattcaagtgaatccttaaaaggtagcagaaattaaaaatttggaACAACCACAAGCCATAATTGAGATTCGGAATTTCTTAGCTTACCAGGCTatcttggatggttgtgaaagatttttcagtccTTGCTTTGTCATTAACGAGACTGTGGAGAAAagaggttatgtatgagtgggaaggaaattgtgagcaaaggattcaacaactgaagtatttcctcactcatgcacgtattttaGTAATCCCAGAAGATAGCGGTAATTATTGGTTTATGGTGATGGTACATTAAATATTCTTGGAGATGTAttgatgcaaatgttagggtgattgAATATGTTTCACGACAAATGGAACCTaatgagatgaattaccctactggTGACTTGGAAGTCACGATTATCATCCTTGCTGTGAAGTTGTGGAGACATTATATGTTGAAaagaatgcaagattttacaaatcaaaagagTCTCCAATATTTGTTTATTcggaaggattttgatatgaggCAACAAAGGTGGATTGAATTACTTAGTTATTATGATGGTACGATCAGGGTGATCGTGAATTGTTGTAGCTGAAGCACTTGGTGAGAAGACTACAGTATGATTAATGTCTGGCACGTTTGCCAAGAGTATCATCTTGTGGATTGAAAACCAAcggaagaaaaattaagaatggaagatcgagaagaagttatacttgttAAATTTCAAGTTAGGCCTGTTTGGTAAGGTCGTACTCGAAACTTAAATGTTTGACGAGGAATTTAAGAATTAACCAAGGcaaggaaagaaaggaaaaagaatgagTACATGATTCGTGAATCAAATGGtatgtggatacaagaaagtaagAAGTATGTACCGAATGCTGAGGATTTAAAGCAAGCAATTTTGGACGAAGTACACTGTACAACTTCTGCAATATTCCAAAAGTAATGAGATCTAGTATACCATTTGACGTTTTTATTGGTCAACAGATTGAAGTAGAAAGAAGTAAACCTTTGGATTGAGACGGTTATTTTCTGTTTCGCAGTGGAAATGGAAAAATATTACTTTGGATTATGTGTACAAGTTTCATGATACATAGGATGGTTATGATTGAATTTGAAGCGATAGTTGGTCAATGTACCAAGTTAGTACATTTACTCCAGGGTTGAGTAACGGTACTTATTTGTTTTATAGAAAGAAGAATTGGTTTACGGAACTGCTGAGTTTCTTAAGTATGTTGGTTGTGCAGTTTCTGAAGTAACGCCATAAGGACCATGAAATGTGTCATGTGAGTCGGTTTTTGTTGACTTGTGAATGGAATGTTTCTGGGTAGAGAAAGATTCGATCACGAAAGAGTTTTTGTAAACCCTGAGACTATGGATGAGTCTCCTCaaagtattcaggtgattaagttaacCTGAAGAAACCAGGAATGGCAAAAGAGATCAACAGATGAATATGCCACTAATCGAGTGTATAACGTagatgattttatatttttggaaatttcaCCATGAAAAGAAATAGCAAGATTTGGAAAGGAAGACAAGATAAGTCTTAGACACATCAGATCGATTTGATCACTAAAGGAATCGATGAAGTTGCATACAAGTGGTGATGTCTTCAGAGTTGGCTAAGGTACTTAATGTATTTTGGGTTCGATACGTTGTCACTAGGTGGCAAATTCGTCACATGAGATCCTGATGCAACTATTGAGAATTAAATTGGATTCGACTTGATAAGGAACCAAGGAtgactttggattggaaaaagaaggtcctgagaattaagacagagtaagtggtaaaagctttgtgaaggaaatcattcagtggaaaATTATGTGGGAGAAAAAGAATCGGATGAGAGATTTTTAACCGAAGCTATTGTTGGAGTATGGTTGATTTAGTTGGTtgctggaatttcggggacgaaattctataaggagggaagattgtcacagcccgtcccgggatttttcattccgaggacgtgaaatttCAAAAATGACCTTAAACGAGATTAAGGTGTGTAAAGAGATGACATTTGTTTTATTTAAAGTTCCTAAACTATGGTTAATTTGTGTTAGGGACTAAAACTAGGTTGTAATGTTGTGTTTGGGTTAAGGTGGGATCCTCATACCTCAAAGCACTCCCTAAAACCCGTaacctttccttctctctcttcttcttccatttcagatctctctctctctctcaccctctcgaaCACACGGCAACCACCAAGACCACCACAAAAAAAACACCCTAAACTTCCACCAACGACGGATTTAAGAGTGCCATCGTACTCCTGAAGACCATACGATCACGATGATACCCATTTCAAGTAAGTttcacttcgaaaaccctagtttctaaagttgccgtgaatgtgtactgttcatgagctttgaattggttgtgttttaggccaaaccaagctcatagtgagctttagGAAGTCCCAAGGatgctcggagtgcttcgttggaagtttttggacgtaagaacacggagatcgacaagttcaaagtttggccgaagctttcgaggcattttccggcgaatctccggcgagttaggagtcgaggtaggtatcaatctcttcgtctcgtaaagtactacaactttcctttttgtttcactcaatttcgttgagtattgaagaagttatactcatttgaaaaatacccagtttccggcgacctccgaggctttcgaggcagtttccggccaaaccacggcgaactaggtgttgtgaaaggtaccattctctttgtctcttcaagggctacaactctcgttttttaatcacttgatttcgttgagaaatgacaaagttatggcaatttgaaaaactgcccggaaaacggccgccggaaaaaccagtccggcgacccaaggaagaagaaggtgctacagtaaaaataaaaaataaaaataaaattattttaaaaatatgtcgacgtccgtgacgtcgagtagatcactgtggtatattcatatacctaaattgaacaccgtatgagaaagttattgaagattgttggttaggtgttcaaataacgttttatagttttcacatttaggtgaaaatgtgaattgatgatccgaccgttggatcgtcaccaaactttgatacgttgtaatacgtaatatttgaggattattggaacttacggattgggaatccgagttacggatcttccggaattggaattgtaagtccataatataaaatgttaaccgtcacttagttttggaaattgacggagatccgaccgttggatggtaatgaaattttaggatgttgtcctagaggtataatgtggacctctggaagttatggatttaaaatctgaggggtggatcttccggatcaatctacgtagtgacgtattttatataagttatatattctatcgatatgaattctgaggttggaattgattattgttttaggcgccgatcgtcatgacgccttggcgtattgtgctagggagttgtagggcgaactccaggtgagtgggcagttttgttttccgtatatatatatatacttaacgttttcccagaaattgaaaatgcatgaaattatgtttaaaatgaaatgcatatgagttatgtggaaaaacgggaagtgaaataccatgcatagaattgatatgaaaagtatatagaaatgtgagttgaaatgccatgcatgaattaatatatgatgcatatgtatgaattggtgcggtggacgcacaggtaagaattgatttatgatgcatatgtatgaaatggtgcggtggacgcacagatgagtatttaattactgttatgatgatgatgatatatattgagctcaaatcctgcaccatggtttagtgcttatagtattcaccgcatcgcacgctcgccttggatccaagtagatgctagtcgtacagtccacgcggagtgggtacgacagaccagtcgcgagagtgttagtgagattccgactggtgggtgaccttagattatgtgcacagatgatttatgagaagcactagagcgtaacttgtgtgcagaaggccggacgggtcacggaggtgactccggtagagtgataatgatagattttgagctctaggttcaaccgtatagggctattagagggcctacggttgattactttcttgcacctgatatgattatgttgatgcattcataccttattactgttgagatgatgtggcatggcataattaatatgagaaatgttgagatgacatggcatggcatgattgataaagagataatgttgagatagtaaaaatgaagttttgagaatatatatgtatatttatattttacatttctgggaaagtatacaggttttacggagaggggttacaacgttttgagaaatgtttggatttggaaaagaattgttttactgacccactcaattttggttttgcgcccctccaggttcaggaatcacaaaggtgtggtgactacgaggaattcgacggtgttctgacagattggacaaaattaggactcccttcgggtgtatcaacttataaattgtatcttaaagcttccgtactgtgcaaatggttacgtcactctcacgtgacggccagcatgccctccttcgggacggggtgtgtcaaatttgtttatgaaaatgtaccctcttttttttttatataaaatctattcaatttttttctaatccatttttaaacttatatgggtacattcttttttctttgattttaaaatgtatccatgtcaagtttaatcgaagaaatttactaatgttattaagcctaatatctttttttttttgtgattttgaagaatgtacccatgttttgatacaataaattttttggttaattttaataaatgtacccatgtatatatatatacatacacaatagtatatttatattttaatatttttaatcccacaaattatggtttttttatttaaaatctcatttatataaacaactaaaatttctaatttttaattaaaaaaatatagtaacgtgcatagaaataaattatcacattaatttcagggacctcgatcaaaaattaaaaaccaacaatgtttcaatcaaagaatattcataactaaaggccgcatccaaagtctcccatttttaaaatgattgaaattgaTTAGACAGaatttgtttttcaaaattCAATTACGTTAttactaaagattggttcttcaatcattttaaaagcgcTTCCAAATGAGCTTTGAGTTCCGAGTTCTGCTCATACATTTAATTGTCAAGACAATATCCATGGgtttaccaaaaataaaaaacagacaTTATCCATGGAGATATTACAAGTTGGGTGTCTCCACTCTAATCATAACTATAGAATACGGCTATATtctaaataataagaatatCATTATACCGTAGTattaaatgaagaagaatatcctTATGCTATAGTGCTAAGTGGCTACCCTTTTGGCACAATATTCATGATGTTAGTGGAGAATTGACATTAAATTTGAAGTGACagaaaattcatataaaatcaTACTTTGAGAAGGtccttagagcatctccaataagTACGGACTCCCACCACCACCTTTATGGACTCATTTAGGAATTTTAGAGAAATATTCAAGTCTCTAAAAGAATATTATCTACAATGAAAACTCCTTATAGTACAGTAGCTAAATATAAcgactaaaatattaaaaaaatatttttcatttcattGAAATATTGTTAccattgataaaaataaaaaaataactatCTTTACCATAGACTTttcaagaattaaaaaaaaaggcaaatgaGAAGTTGCCCCACTTGGGTGGGTTCAAAACACAAGGAAAAAACACGTTCTCACTCAAAATTAATATAGAGTCCACAATTTGAGTCCCTATATGTAGTACTCATGTTTGAGAATTCTTTTGAGGTATCAGCCAAGTCCCTATGTATTGAGATACTTTGAGAACTTCAATTCTGATCCATTGAAAATCATTTGTCCTTGTATTTAAGAACTATACGATTGTAGGGATTCTATTAAAGATTGTCATTGGAGATGCTCTGAGGCGTTAGGGCATGAGAATGTAGCCAGGCAAAAGCGTATACCATGGAGATGCTCGtcccatttgtttcttcaatcttcatttACCAGACTGAGCTTAAGACTTGTCGTTGGTTTCCTAATTAAGCCCAAACAAACCAGAGTATTTGGGCCCATTAAACGAGCGGTGGCCCAGGATGATCAGGTAACAAATAAACCAGTCAGGTGACACGTGGTCGTGGCAGATCGCGAGCCATCGTTTCCCCAATTGCAATCGATTAGGGCATTTTGAAGTTGGAAGCCTTATATATGTGAAACCACCAAAACCCCCAACGAGCCGAGCGAACGACTGCGTCTCCAACTATAAACTCCGGCGGACCTTCGATCGTCGATCAAGCAGTCATCGAGCTCCTCCGTCAAACCCTCATCGCCTCCATCTGCTCTCCTCGAGGTTTGAGACGTTTCTTCATAGCCGCCGTTTATTTTCTTTGCTGaatctttgtatttttttttttatttttgcattgCTCGTTAGTAATTTTTTCTGCAATCCAATATGAAATGGaaatgtttcctttttttttaaaagaaaaaataataataattttggtTGATAGAGTAATAAATGAGTGCATAATATAACAAATGAATGGTTTTATGGTGTTAACCGGGAAGTATTTTaatttatgaaactaattttgagGGTTATGTGATTAaagtttgtttctttgctattaatattgtttattttttgaaaatattGGGGTTTATGTGATTTGAGCTAGCATtcttgaattattattatttatttttatttttataatgcaggtgtgtttgtgttttaattatgtGTTCATTGCTCTATACATGTCAAATTCCTAGTTATTTTCATCTTTCCGTATCGGAGATATTCGGGttgattttttctttgtttgttagtGCAGTGTGGGGATTGTGCATTTATATTAAGAGGATTTTGAAGTGCAGTGGAGCTTTTTCTTGGGGTACTAAATTTGTCGATTTATCTGGCTACTGTGGGTTTGATATAATCATCATGCCTTTCCAAAGCAAGTTTCGCCTTATTTCGTACTCCCAAGAGTTGGTAGATGGTCAACCGCTGTATGCTTCTTCAAACTGCCTTCCTGTCAAGGCTTTGAATCGTGAACCAGCCGGGCATTCTTTCCATGCTGTCGCTCTGAAGCTTCGTGGGTGTGtggaggaaaagaaagaagttGAAGATGAGAAGGTGGTTAATAACAAGGAGCAGACTTCTATACCATCATTTGATTCGTACAGCAGCAAAGGTAAGAAGAAATCTGGTGGCGAAGGCAAAGAACAAGATCACTATGCACTGTTAGGTTTGAGTCATTTAAGATACCTTGCAACTGAGGAGCAGATAAGAAAAAGCTATCGTGAGACTGCCCTGAAATACCACCCTGACAAACAGGCTTCTCTTCTTCTCAATGAGGAAACTGAAGctgcaaaacaaacaaagaaggacGAGATAGAGGGTCACTTTAAGTCCATCCAAGAAGCGTATGAGGTGTTAATTGATCCTGTGAAGCGAAGGATCTATGACTCCACTGATGAGTTTGATGATGAGATCCCCACTGAATGTGCCCCACAGGACTTCTTCAGAGTGTTTGGTCCTGCTTTTATGAGGAATGGGCGGTGGTCAGTTAACCAACCAATCCTATTTTTAGGCGATGAGAATACTCCACTGAAGGAAGTAGACAATTTCTATGACTTCTGGTacaccttcaagagttggagaGAGTTCCCACATGCTGACGAGTTTGATCTTGAGCAAGCAGAGTCTCGTGACCATAAGAGATGGATGGAGAGGCAGAATGCAAAACTTTCAGAAAAGGCTAGGAAGGAGGAGTATGCACGAATTCGTACTCTTGTTGACAATGCATATAAAAGAGACCCGAGAATACAGAGAAGAAAGGAAGCAGAGAAAGCTGAGAAGCAGAGGAAAAAAGAGGCCAAATACATGGCCAAGAAATTACAGGAAGAGGAAGCAGCCAGGGCTGCAGAAGAGGAGAGGAGACGGAAAGAGGAGGATGCCAAACGAGCTGCAGAAACAGCTTTACAGCAGAAGAAGctgaaggagaaagagaagaagctCCTGCGGAAAGAGCGGGCTCGCCTTCGAACAGTTTCAGGGCCTGTTACTTCGAAGCGTTTGCTCAATCTTTCTGAGGATGATGTGGAAAGTCTCTGTTCGTCTGTTGGTACCGAGCAGCTTAggagtatatgtgagaagatggAGGGCAAAGAGGGGCTGGAGAGAGCAGAAGTCCTTAGAGATGCATGTGGATATAAAGACGATTTGGTGGgtaagaaagaagaagagaagaaagcaGAACAACAGAATGGTTCCGTGAAGTCCAATGGTACCATTCAGTTAGCCAGCtatgagaagaaggaagagaagcCTTGGAGCAGAGAAGAAATTGAGCTTTTGAGAAAAGGAATGGTAAAATTTCCAAAAGGAACATCTCGGAGGTGGGAGGTTGTTTCAGATTATATTGGTACTGGAAGATCCGTTGAAGAAATTTTGAAGGCAACAAAAACAGTCCTCCTCCAGAAACCTGATTCTAGCAAAGCTTTTGATTCTTTTCTTGAAAAAAGGAAACCCTCACCATCTATCGCTTCTCCACTTACTACCAGAGTTGAAGTAGAAGGGGTACCGACTACTCAGGCCACTGAAACACCTGCCGTGAAGACAGATGAAGCGGTAGAGTCGTCAAGCGTAAGTGCAAAAGACCAAACTCCTACATATCCGATTGTTGAAAATGGATTGTTGTCAGGTTCCGAGCAAGATGTATGGTCTGCTGTACAAGAAAAAGCGCTGGTTCAGGCTCTGAAAACCTTTCCAAAGGAAGCCGCTCAGCGATGGGAGCGAGTTGCTGCTGCTGTTCCGGGGAAGTCTGTGGTTCAATGCAAGAAGAAATTTGCGTTGC
Encoded proteins:
- the LOC126586456 gene encoding uncharacterized protein LOC126586456, producing the protein MPFQSKFRLISYSQELVDGQPLYASSNCLPVKALNREPAGHSFHAVALKLRGCVEEKKEVEDEKVVNNKEQTSIPSFDSYSSKGKKKSGGEGKEQDHYALLGLSHLRYLATEEQIRKSYRETALKYHPDKQASLLLNEETEAAKQTKKDEIEGHFKSIQEAYEVLIDPVKRRIYDSTDEFDDEIPTECAPQDFFRVFGPAFMRNGRWSVNQPILFLGDENTPLKEVDNFYDFWYTFKSWREFPHADEFDLEQAESRDHKRWMERQNAKLSEKARKEEYARIRTLVDNAYKRDPRIQRRKEAEKAEKQRKKEAKYMAKKLQEEEAARAAEEERRRKEEDAKRAAETALQQKKLKEKEKKLLRKERARLRTVSGPVTSKRLLNLSEDDVESLCSSVGTEQLRSICEKMEGKEGLERAEVLRDACGYKDDLVGKKEEEKKAEQQNGSVKSNGTIQLASYEKKEEKPWSREEIELLRKGMVKFPKGTSRRWEVVSDYIGTGRSVEEILKATKTVLLQKPDSSKAFDSFLEKRKPSPSIASPLTTRVEVEGVPTTQATETPAVKTDEAVESSSVSAKDQTPTYPIVENGLLSGSEQDVWSAVQEKALVQALKTFPKEAAQRWERVAAAVPGKSVVQCKKKFALLKESFRNKKSTA